GGCAAACAGCAGGTAACTCCATTGTTAAATTaaggaatttgtattttcttctaggaaaacTTGGGGCCactgaagggcagaggaaggaccAGAGTTTAGTAACTGTGATCTGAAGAATGAACTGGAAGGAGAGTAAGATGAACTAGAGGACAACCCTTGTCATTCGCGATAGTTCAAGCATAAGACAGTGGGGGCTAGACTGGGCTGTGCAGTGGAGATGGCATTAAAGCCACGGACTTCATCCAGAGAGTGATGATGGGAATGGATAGAATGTGGGGGCTGGTTGGGAAGGAGGGCTCAGGTTGGGGAAAAGGGGCAACATTCAGGGCCAGGAGAGGACAGGTTGGTATGGGGGAGCTTGAAGTGCCTGTGGCACATTCAGATAGAATGTCTAGAAAGGGCTGAACGTATCCATTGGTGACCTGGGAAGGTTTGGACTCAAAACAGAGGTCTTTGGCATGTAGACAGACCTGGAACTCTAGGAGCTGAATGTGGAGTGGAGTCGAACAGTACCATGTGTGCAGCACGCTAGAAGAGAGCCTTAAAAGGAGATGGAAGAAGCCGGAAGGCCAAGAAATAACTGCTGAATGCTTTTGATAGGTCAGTTAAGATTGGATTCATCTGCTGATTGGCAGCTCAGGATGGAAGTGGCTCTTCCTGAGAAGTTGGAAAAGCTACTGACCAGGTAAAGCACAAGTTCACATGCGTCAAAGGCCTCCTCATGCAGGAGGGCTCTCTTGCTAGGAAGGGACCATTTCTATTACCTTCACCTATCAGGCCTTGGCTCCATTTTCAAAAATCAAccagaggggggcgcctgggtggctcagcgggttaaagcctctgcctttggctcaggttatgatcccaggatcctgggatcgagccctccatcgggctctctgctccgcagggagcctgcttcctcctctctctctctctctctctctctctctcgctgcctgcctctctgcctacttgtgatttctgtcaaataaataaaaatctttaaaaaaaaaaaaagcttctgtctTGGGCTCAAGACAGGatattcctgggatcgagccccacatcaggctcttggctcagtggggagcctgcttcctcctctctgcctacttgtgatctgtctgccaaataaaaaaatcttaaaaaaaaaaatcaatcagaggAATGAAATCAAGTTATCTTGCCTAAGATCACACTGCACAGTAATAGTAGGGATGAATGTAGTCTTAGAACTTGAAAAGAACTTAAGACCTatgcccaggggcacctgggtggcttggttaagcctctgcctttggctcaggtcatgatctcagggtcttgggatcaagccccacattgggctctcctcagcagggagccggtttagccctctctgcctgcttgtgatcggtCAAAATCTTAAACACAAAAAACCTCCCCACCTATGTCCAGATCCTGCCCCATAGGATAAACTTACTAATTTGTGTTGCGTTCAATAAATAGGCTTACTGTGTGTAGGtcctgttctaggtgctgggtaAACAGTGAACAAAAAAACCTCCCATCTCCTCCTGGAGAGTCAGATATAAACACATAGTCACAATAATGGTGGACATGGCGATATGTAAAGGAGGTTAAGAGGTATAACAAAGGGCTGTTTTCACAGGGGAGACAGGCCCTTACTAATTATCCTGACAGTTGAGCCAAGGCTTAGGGAAGACTACGGGTGAAGGGAGGAATGCATGGTACATCCCACGAAGCAAGGCAGAATAACAAGGGGCAAAAAAAGAATCTGGTCAGATTTACTGGGTATTGGGAAAGGACAGGAGGGCAACTAGATCAGATGTAGGGCAGTGTAGGCCAAGGCTACTGTTTTGACTTAGAAATCTAACTAGGCAAATGTTACCAAGTTTGTTGCTACACAACTGAAGTCACAGTAATTCTTCATAAATGTGTGGCTGCTACTTAAAAAGACACAACACTATCAAGTATCACAATGTTTATTGATAGATACAAGTATATAAAATCAGGGCATGAACATGACTTGATAAATTAAGTAGACTTAATTTCAATACTATAATAAGAGGGACCAATTCAAATTCTCACCATTTGTTTCACACCCACAAAACCACTTCAAGGGCATTAACGATCTCTCAAAACTGATCAGTTTTGTGCAAGTAAaccatgtttcttttaaaaagacttgtGCACTTGCCCAGGCTCAAGGATATTAAAATCTAGCACATAAAGCCCATTACTAGAGGTAGAAATACAGGCAATATACTATTACGGCAACAACCATCAATTACAGTTAAGAATTTTTCTGTAACAACCAAATGGATAATCAAATATTGCAACAACTCAAGTATTACTGAGCAAAGTGCATTTCTACAGTATTCAGTGTTGCTATTCAGTTTTCTAACTTAAAACAGCCTATGGTAACTGGCAGCAAAGAAGGTCCTTGCAATAGACTGCCTCTGCTTGAGAACTCAGGATGTAATTATTGCATGCTGCTAATACACTATCTAAACATTAAAGATACTCCTAAAATATTTGATGGTAGACTATGATTAAGACATTACACTACAAAAAAACCTTATGCAGAAGGAAATCCTAACTGACGTGCTTCTGctttaaatattgtgaaaacattACAGCGGAATGAATTTTCGCAGTGGTTAGGTCAGATGCAGTTACGTCATAGCAACAGTATGTTTTGCACAATTTAAGGCTTTGGCTGGTTCTTTAGTCAGCTTCTTCCTCGGACTCCTCTTCTTCAGCAGTTTCTAGCCAGGTTAGCCACTGATTCACCTGTGAATTTGTCATTCCACAAAATTAAGCCACACTTACACAAGATAGAAAAACTCAAACCAATAGTTGATTTAGGACAGAGCTACCAAACCCACCGAAGATCTTTCAAGTAGTCTATACCTTTTATGATTGCAAAAGCCTTCAGAACATATTGCTAATTATTACTTTTCTACTGGCTGGGAGTTACTTTAAAAAGGTGTGGACGGGTTGTACTAGGGAAGCGATTTACAGTCTGTGAGCCTGGGTGTCATTCTATGACACTGCTTCCAGTTACCTCTTAGGTTCAGTAAGGGACAGGGGCTCCTCCCAAACCTAAGTTTAGCAGGACTGGGGAGGAAGATGGGAGAAGATTCCTGGAAACAGATTTCTTGCCCCACCTCAGGATTGCTCAATCAGATTCCTAAAGGACAGGGCTAATGATAAATGCTTCACAGATACTCCTCACAAAGACACTGTAGAGACCAGTTATTTCTCAAAGCCTGATCCTCTGGAAAACTAAATCTAACGCTCTGAAACCCGATTTTAAACCACTCTGTAGGTGATCAATGTACAGTGATTTTAATATCCccagaagtggggcacctgggtggctcagtcgttaagcatctgccttcagctcaggtcatgatcccagggaccctgggattgagccctgcctttgATCCCCTGTTCTTTGGAAAGCTTGCCTCTACCTtcctcactcctcctgcttatgttcccttctTGCTTGCTGTCaaacaaagaaatctttaaaaataaaatccccagAAGTATAAAGTTCTTTGCCTAGGGCTAGAATGCCACTAAGATCTAAAACTGAACTGTGAAAAATCAGAAGCCATTGCTcctttactaaaataaaattaaaaaaaaaaaaaaaagcttaaatccAGTCTTGTGTAGTCGTTCACAACCTTTCTAAGTATGTTTCTAAAAAATGCTAGCCATCAATAACCTCTTGCATATCACTAGGTTGAAGTCTTTCATCCCTTCATGGCTCTCCCTCACTGTGCTAACTGCCGACTTTACCACAGATTCCAACAGTACAGAAGGAGAGCTACAGAATGAACAGCCTTTAAAACTGAACTATAGGATGCAAAATACCatgtaaattgaaaaacaaaacaaaaaaccaaacccagacTGAAATGACTAACAAAACATTTACCTGGAACAAAGCCTTGCCTTTCCCAGGAAACTCTTGGGTTATATCTTCTTTCCAAGCCAAGAAAGCTTCTTCTTCAATAATTTCCATGTCATAAAAGTGAACAAAAAAGCGGAGTAACATGCCTATAAGACAGTATGCAGTCCTGTTATCCAGTGCGCTGTTGGGAGACACAGCCCCCACTCACCGTCCTTCTCCCACTCACCTTTGGGGAAGTTGCTGTTGTAGCAGTGCACCTGAAGAGCATACAGGGCACTGACTTGCAGATCAACGTGATCGTGAAGAAATTTCTGCATTACTGGCTTGAAAGAAAGAAGCAGTTGTTTTTCCTGCTCTAACTGTTCtttggaaggagcagaggaagaatctGTCTCATCACTGGGTGGGTTTACTTCACTAGAAATATACTGTAAGAAGCTGCAAAGAAAGATGGTGTTAGAACCCAAAAGCAAAATTTTCCAGCTCAAGAAAGACAATTCTTAGTCCCTTGCTTAAGACTTTTTCTGGTAAATAAAGCATGAACTCTGGACTTTATCTTACCTAGTCATTAAGATGTTCACAAATCCTTTATCTACATGAAGTTTGGGGGAGATGttatctttaatccatttatatatgGTTTGAGGGGATGGATCCAACTTTATTTGCTTCAACAGTTCCTTCTCCAATTTGAGGAGTGGGAATAAGAAACTCAGTCCCTTTCCTTCCAAAATCTCCAACATGCGGTCCTTATTCTGATCAATTTCTGAAGAGACAAAAGCCATCTCCATCATTAGGTAGTTCATTTTAGCCAGCTGGCCTGTCTAGGAACAACTTCACAAATTATTTCCCAAATGTATGagattaacagaaaaataaacccagcaaaggaaacacttagTATTTGGCTCAAATAGTCATTAAATCATAATCACTTTTTACAAAAGGTGACCTCTAGCCTATGGTAATGCTTATCACTATCTGGACAGGATAATAAAAACTGTGAAGATTTATATAAATCCACTCAAAGTACTAAGTAAGACTCTCTAGACTTactattcaaaacaaaaaaaatccccagcATTCTCTTACCTGGGAGCATTTTCTGCATATTGACCTTGCTTTGTTGAAAAAGTTCTGTTAACCATTCTCGATCTTGTAATTTAGCTAATTGCTGAAGACAAagtaagaagagaggaaaatgggTGCCACTTTCCAGTGGTTGAGCTAGTTCTGAAATGCTCACCAGCTCTGAAATGATGGCACGAGCTGCAAACTGTGCTAAATATGATTTCACCAAAGGGATGTCAACCTCCAGTTTGGGGCACTGGTCCAATACATTCAGGAAAGCCTTAGAAGGAATACACAACAGTCAGTTTATCAGTTCTCAAATATAAATGCAGAACAGTCCTCATAGAATCAGACAAGTGTTTACCTGCATGAAGTTGTCACTTGTGGCTATCCCTTCCTGTTTGAGCAAACTGATCAAAgaacttgctttttctttatcttcatcaCTTCTATCTAGTGACAGGATAATTACTTTGCTTAACATCTCAGGAAGAAAGTGTTTAGGAGCCCTCATTTCTCGTACACCATTGACAGCttcatttgcattcccactattCAGATATTCAGTCACAACAGTTTCCTGAAAAGAATATAATCCAAGTATCTTTAGTGTTTCCCTAGTTCAGATAGATACACTCCATGAATTAAACTATGGGATTATCTGAAACTTACAGTTAGTTTAAGTAGTTCTTCCTTCGATGGTGGTGGCTTTTTACTGGTCTTCGCAGGCTTTTCCTGGATAAGTGGTGGATTAGTTTTGAGACCAAGCTGAGgtgtcttaaaaaacaacaacaaaaaaaccctcatgaAGTTAAGAAGAAGACACTAAAAAGTCTTCAGAAAGTACTCTAAcaagagaaaatgtttttgtaTTATAGTCCTACCTGTCCCAGAGGCGGTGTTTGAGTGCGTGGTGGTTGTGCACTAGGAGGAATCATAGTTATCTGGGGCTGAAGCTTTGGCACTTGATTTTTATTCATTAGGAACGACTGAGCAGGCCTCAGGCTAATCTAGAATTAAAAACAGATCACAACAAAAAATCGACAACATAAAGATGGCAAACATTAAATCCAGCATCCTACAATTAATTCAGCATAAACAAACATTCCAGAACCTAAGACAGAAATTTGAGAACTGATGGCTAAAAACGTTGCTCCATGTTAACAGAACTTCAGGCAAGAACATTAAAAATCTGATCCATACGAAAGAAAGATACTGTTACAAATTATATTCGTACTAGCATTCTTCTAGACGAAGCATCACTAAagtattaaaaatcagaaaatttgttCATTTACAGAAAAATCACAATCAAAATCTTGACAaccattttctttgctctaaACTCAAGACTTATAGAGACTTGCCCTCATATCTCATAATCTTCGCTCATAGGACGCTGGacatccaaagaaagaaaaagaagtacagaaaagaaagaagaaggtgaaGAACTCCAGCATTAAGTCCTCTTAATAACGCGTCTTATTTATAATCATCGGGCAATAGGTTTCTAAATTGACAAACTTTGGTATATAAGTAACATAGGCAAATGTACCTCATCTGCATTAAGCTGTCCTTTCTTAGAAAACCGAGGTGGCATATCCTTCGACTGTCCTTGCAGCTGGGATAAGAGTCCCTGACTCTGGTTATGGTAGAGCTGGCTTAGCCCCtattttagaaagggagaaagaaagtctAGATAAAAAGGGGTCCACAATTATGGTAATCAAGTACCAAAGGGATGAGCCAAGCCATAAGGAAAAGTTTAAACTGAACTTGCCCAGAGGAAGCAAAAGATGAAAACAAGGGAAGAATAAAAATCTAGCCTAACTATCAAATAAAAGTGCTTTGATTTTACTAACCTTAAAGAAAAGCATCTTACCCAATTTTAAATAACTGGCATACATATGTATTTGGTCTAGAAAAACATCCATGACTGTAAAATATTTGAATCTTTAAAAGAGCAAAAAGTGAATAACATACATTACTGGATTTAATACTTGTTACATAAgcattttcaatgtttttttacCTGGCTTTTCATGAACTTGCCTCCCATCTCTCCAAACTGCGATTGTGTGGGAGGCATGATGTGTCCCCCATGGCCATTGAAGAGTTGATTTGAACGATGACGCCCCATGGTGGGTGAAAATCTATCCTGTATAACTCCTGGACCAGTACCAATTCCACTACCTTAAAATACACAGATGAACAAACAACTCTTTACAACCCAGCTACTATTAAAATggtgaaggttttttttgtttttggtaaactGAAACCAGTTTCAGTTAAAAATCACCTGGCATTTGTCCAAACATATCAGCAAGTCCTCCAAGTGGGTCCCTATCCATTTTCATCCTGGGTGGCATGAACGGTCCCTCCAGAAAGAAGTCACTTCTCATTCCTTGAGCCATAGGAGCAGGAATAAACACTCCtagatcctttaaaaataaagtgaataaacACCTGATTCCAGACACTATTTTACTTGAAACTAAAATCCCTATACTGAGAAAAACAACTTCTAGACTACTAGAGTGCTaattatataatttctatatatgACTTCTTCCCATAATGCTATACAAGGAACTAAAGACACTAAGCTCCACCAGTAAGAGGAGTCTCACTCAAGTGTTAACAGGATCATTGCAGTTTCATAAACTTAACCACtcgattaaaaaacaaaaccaccagggcgcctgggtggctcagttggttaagcaactgccttcagctcaggtcatgatcccggagtcctgggatcaagtcccatatccagctccacagggagtctgctgctccttctgaccttctctcGCCTCTcatgcgcacgctctctctctcaaataaataaattctttaaaaataagtaagtaaatttttaaaaaagggagcaAAACCAGCCTCTTACTTTTACTGCATCTTGACGGATTTGATTGATCGTCTTTGGTCCATTGTCAAGAAAAGCCTTGCGAGGAACCCAATGGTGTTCTCGCAACTCTACGGtatcctttaatttaaaaaagttttagtaAGTTTCAATATtcccagagagaagaaataagCTTATCAACATATTTAAACAAGCTTTACCTGCAGCAGGAAACGAATCCTTGCTGGCAATTCCTTACTTAACATCAAGGAGCACATTCGGGCAAAGTACTGATCCATTAAGgactaataaaacagaaatacctAATTAGAAAAAAGTGTTATGGCAAATGTATACTATTACTTAAATCTTTTAAAGACTTCTTGCTTTATAATCAAGAATAGGACAATCTCCTACATCACAAAAACaattcttttgattttaaataaaatcaagacaGGCTACTTATAGCACTTTCGTCAGCAACGCACATACCTTGGCTCGTTCATGGTCTAATCTAGGTCCCACTGTCCTCATTATCTGACAGAGGCACTCCAAATCCTCTCCCATATCTTTGAGTTGgactctcttcttcttttccaaaagcTACCAAAGAAATAAATGTCACAGGTTGACAAAATCTTACTTGGTTTCGAGTTTTAACACTTGTCCTCATGTCTGCACTGATGGAGCACACTCATACACAGTACTAGGAACAGTACTATCTGACCACTATAAAAGAAATCCTTCCAAATTAAAGCAATTTTAACAGAGGTAGGTTATTCTACCCCTAGTTTACAAAATACACTGTGGTGTACTTTAAATACCTATTTATAACATTTAAGTAAGTTCTGCTAGCCATCTGGAATATTTAACAAGCCCACCAACGTTCTGCAATGGCACGAAGCAATTATAATGGGACTTTCCCCCACACGATGATGTGTACCCAGTGGCTGATCTAAACCGAAATTCCCATACTTACTGTTTTGATGCACTTATGAAGGATAGATTCATGAATAAGATCAAGCTTTCCAAGTTCTCCAATGAATTTGATGTTCCCCAACATCTTGATCTTAGCAATggctctctgttcctcctcctcggGGAGGAGGGGGTTTTCACGCTTATCATAGACTGAAAATatacaataaaggaaaaaaagtcaacttCCAGAATAAAGCTGAAAATACACAGTACCACGTAACAAATATAAACTCTCACCATCAACATTTCTGGTTCGGTTTTCAAATTCATCTTGTAATTTGGAAATTAGGAGGCGTCTGAATGtctataggaaacaaatacatttGGCAGGTTTTGTTAGTTAAATCTTTCAAATCAATTTTAAAGTAAGCAAGCAACACCACCACTTACTGTGCTTTGCTTCTGTCCTGGTTGACCCTCTGCTGCTGGGCCATCAAAGTTTGGTGCATCTTCTGCCAATCGCAGACATAGCTGAGCATACAGTGAGCTATACTTTGGCTCTTCTAGGGCTTTGTCCACAATCTacagaaaatgacatttttaaaattaaatactacTGTTTGAAAGAACCCTTGCTTTAACTTAATACTTCCGTGCCAAGTCTTAAGGATCTTAAATGTCGTAAGAACTTTCCAACAAAATTTCGGCCTATCTACCTtatgcatataaaataattaGCACACACCCCAGAAAAATACAAGCACTTAAATATTAGCTCAAAGATGGTACCAAAAAAGTCCCACTGTAC
The genomic region above belongs to Neovison vison isolate M4711 chromosome 7, ASM_NN_V1, whole genome shotgun sequence and contains:
- the EIF4G2 gene encoding eukaryotic translation initiation factor 4 gamma 2, with protein sequence MGSEENCSAVFSYFLLVRWARRRGSFSFLPSSSLPTPSINIILLKILRCQAAKVESAIAEGGASRFSASSGGGGSRGAPQHYPKTAGNSEFLGKTPGQNAQKWIPARSTRRDDNSASNNSANEKERHDAIFRKVRGILNKLTPEKFDKLCLELLNVGVESKLILKGVILLIVDKALEEPKYSSLYAQLCLRLAEDAPNFDGPAAEGQPGQKQSTTFRRLLISKLQDEFENRTRNVDVYDKRENPLLPEEEEQRAIAKIKMLGNIKFIGELGKLDLIHESILHKCIKTLLEKKKRVQLKDMGEDLECLCQIMRTVGPRLDHERAKSLMDQYFARMCSLMLSKELPARIRFLLQDTVELREHHWVPRKAFLDNGPKTINQIRQDAVKDLGVFIPAPMAQGMRSDFFLEGPFMPPRMKMDRDPLGGLADMFGQMPGSGIGTGPGVIQDRFSPTMGRHRSNQLFNGHGGHIMPPTQSQFGEMGGKFMKSQGLSQLYHNQSQGLLSQLQGQSKDMPPRFSKKGQLNADEISLRPAQSFLMNKNQVPKLQPQITMIPPSAQPPRTQTPPLGQTPQLGLKTNPPLIQEKPAKTSKKPPPSKEELLKLTETVVTEYLNSGNANEAVNGVREMRAPKHFLPEMLSKVIILSLDRSDEDKEKASSLISLLKQEGIATSDNFMQAFLNVLDQCPKLEVDIPLVKSYLAQFAARAIISELVSISELAQPLESGTHFPLFLLCLQQLAKLQDREWLTELFQQSKVNMQKMLPEIDQNKDRMLEILEGKGLSFLFPLLKLEKELLKQIKLDPSPQTIYKWIKDNISPKLHVDKGFVNILMTSFLQYISSEVNPPSDETDSSSAPSKEQLEQEKQLLLSFKPVMQKFLHDHVDLQVSALYALQVHCYNSNFPKGMLLRFFVHFYDMEIIEEEAFLAWKEDITQEFPGKGKALFQVNQWLTWLETAEEEESEEEAD